GACCCAGTTGCCGGACGGGGTGAAAGAAGGCGACGTGCTGGCCCTGCACGACGGCCCGGACGGCGCGCGGCTGCTGCCCCTGCCCGGCGAGACGGCCGCGCGCCGCGCCGCCGCCCAGGCCACGCTGGACACCCTGAACGAGGCGGGACGCAGAGCCCTGCCCCTGAACGATGACGGGGAGATCACGCTGTGAGCGGCGGGGACAA
This is a stretch of genomic DNA from Deinococcus aquaedulcis. It encodes these proteins:
- a CDS encoding DUF3006 domain-containing protein, whose amino-acid sequence is MTQRSDPAQTEPPAERWIVDGLETTPRGPVARLERPDGRTVVLPLTQLPDGVKEGDVLALHDGPDGARLLPLPGETAARRAAAQATLDTLNEAGRRALPLNDDGEITL